The Pseudomonas sp. FP2309 genomic sequence TGGCCCTGGCCTTGCGCGGTCTCGGCCACCCGCGGGAACAGGCCTTCGCTTTGGCCCAGCAGTACTGGGACGCACGGGACAAATCGATTTAATCGATCATTGACCCGCAGTCTTTGCGCTTTTAGTTCGAACTCATCCCTTTAGACTGGGCTCCAACGCTTAATAGTTGAGGAGCCAGTCATGGGTTTGTTGATCGAAGGACACTGGAAAGACCAGTGGTACGAAAGCAGCGCCGATGGCGCCTTCCAGCGCGAACAGGCCCAACGCCGCCACTGGGTGACGGCCGACGGCCAGCCCGGCCCCAGCGGCGAAGGCGGCTTCAAGGCTGAGGCCGGTCGCTATCACCTCTACGTGTCCCTGGCCTGCCCCTGGGCTCACCGCACCTTGATCATGCGCACGCTAAAGGGCCTGGAAAGCCTGATCGACGTGTCCGTGGTCAGTTGGCTGATGCTGGAAAACGGCTGGACCTTCGATAAGGCTCACGGCTCTACCGGCGATGCCCTCGACGACTTTACCTACATGCACCAGCGCTACACCGCGGAGACCGCCGACTACACCGGGCGCGTCACCGTGCCGGTGCTGTGGGACAAACAACTCAAGCGCATCGTCAGCAATGAATCGGCGGAGATCATCCGCATGTTCAACAGCGCATTCGATGGACTGACCGGCAATACCCTGGATTTTTACCCTGAGCCACTCCGTGCAACCATCGACAGCCTCAACGAGCGCATCTACCCGGCCGTGAACAACGGCGTCTATCGCGCAGGCTTCGCCACGTCGCAGAGAGCTTACGAAAGCGCATTTGACGATGTGTTTGCCGAACTCGACCACCTGGAACAGCACCTTGGCGATCATCGCTACCTGGCCGGCGAATACCTCACCGAGGCGGATATCCGGCTGTTCACCACGCTGATTCGATTTGATGCGGTGTATTACGGCCACTTCAAGTGTAATTTGCGGCGGATCGCGGATTATCCGAACCTGTCGAACTGGTTGCGCGAGTTATATCAGTGGCCGGGGGTGGCCGAGACGGTGAATTTCGAGCACATCAAGGGGCATTACTACGGGAGCCACCGGACGATCAATCCGACGGGGATTGTGCCCAAAGGGCCATCGCAACGCTTTGACGCCCTGCATGACCGAGAAAAACTGAGCGGCAAATCGGTATTCAGCCGTCAGTGAGGGATGGGGTGAGCGAGCTTGCGTCGCACGTATGCAAGCCCGCTCGCCAAAGCGGCAGGTACGGGGTTCAGACCAGGGATTGAGCCCCTTCAAACCATTTGAGTTTCTCGCGCAATAACACCACTTCGCCGACGATCACCAGTGTCGGCGCATGCACTTCATGCTCCGCCACCATGCGCGGCAAATCCGCCAGGGTGCCAGTAAACACGCGTTGATTGGACGTGGTGCCCTGCTGGATCAACGCGGCCGGGGTATCGGCGGCGCGCCCGTGCTTGACCAGTTGTTCGCAAATGATCGGCAAGCCAATCAACCCCATATAGAACACCAAGGTCTGCGACGGCCCCACCAGGTCCTGCCAGGGCAGGTCCGACGTGCCGTTTTTCAAGTGCCCGGTGATAAACCGCACCGACTGCGCATGGTCACGGTGGGTCAGTGGAATACCGGCGTACGCCGCACAGCCGCTGGCTGCGGTGATCCCCGGCACCACCTGGAACGGGATGCCATGGGCCGCCAGTTCCTCGATCTCTTCCCCGCCGCGCCCAAAAATGAACGGGTCGCCGCCCTTCAGGCGCAGAACGCGCTTGCCTTGCTTGGCCAGGTTAACCAGTTGCTGGTTGATCTGCTCCTGAGGCACGGCATGGTCGGCGCGACGCTTGCCGACGTACACACGCTCGGCATCGCGACGGCACAGGTCGAGAATCGCAGGCGCTACCAAGCGGTCATACAGCACCACATCGGCTTGCTGCATCAGGCGCAGCGCGCGGAAGGTCAGCAGGTCCGGATCGCCCGGGCCTGCGCCCACCAGGTATACCTCGCCCGGCGCATAAGGTGGCGCACCGTTGACTTTGTCGATCAACAGACGCTCGGCCTCAGCGCCCTGCCCGGCCAATTGACGGTCGGCAATCGGGCCCTGGAACACTTCTTCCCAGAACGCACGACGCTGCTGCACATCCGGATACAGGCTTTTGACCTGCGCACGAAAACGCGCCGCCAGCCCGGCCAATTGGCCGTAGGTTGAAGGAATCCAGGTTTCCAGTTTGGCTCGGATCAAACGCGCCAGTACCGGCGCATCGCCGCCACTGGACACCGCAATCACCAACGGCGAACGATCGACGATCGCCGGGAAGATCACACTGCACAAGGCCGGCGCGTCCACCACATTGACGGGCACGCAGCGACGCTTGGCATCACTGGACACTTGCGCGTTCAGCGGCTCGTCGTCGGTCGCGGCGATCACCAGGGTGCAACCGTCAAGGTCGGCTTCCTGATAACCACGCACAATCAGTACCCCGCCACTGCCCTGCACCAACGCACGCAGTTGGTCTTCGATCTGGGGAGCAACCACTCGCAGCACGGCACCGGCTTCCGCCAGCAGGCGGGACTTGCGCAAGGCAATCTCTCCGCCACCGACGACCAATACATGGCTGCCGCGCAGGTTATGGAACAGCGGCAGAAATTCCATTTAGCGGATGACCTCAACGCCCGCCATATAAGGCTTGAGCACGTCCGGCACGCGAATGGAACCGTCGGCCTGCTGGTAGTTTTCCAGCACGGCGACCAGGGTACGGCCTACCGCCAGGCCCGAACCGTTGAGGGTGTGTACCAGTTCCGGCTTGCCGGTTTCCGGATTGCGGAAACGCGCCTGCATGCGACGAGCCTGGAAATCACCGCAGTTGGAGCACGACGAAATTTCGCGGTACTTGTCCTGGCTCGGCACCCACACTTCCAGGTCGTAGGTCTTCACGGCGCTGAAGCCCATGTCGCCGGTGCACAGTGCCAGCACGCGGTACGGCAGCTCCAGCAATTGCAGGACGCGCTCGGCATTGGCGGTGAGGTTTTCCAGGGCCTGCATCGAGGTCGACGGCTCGACCACCTGCACCATCTCGACCTTGTCGAACTGGTGCTGGCGGATCATGCCGCGCGTGTCACGCCCGGACGCGCCGGCTTCACTGCGAAAGCACGGGCTGTGGGCGACAAATTTGATCGGCAGTTGCTTGGCGTCGAGGATCTCGCCGGCCACGATATTGGTCAGCGACACTTCGGCCGTCGGGATCAGGTACAGATCGGCTTCGCCGTCGCGGCTGATCTTGAACAGGTCTTCCTCGAACTTCGGCAACTGGCTGGTGCCCATCAGCGCCGGCGCCTGAACCAGATACGGGGTGTAGGCCTCTTCGTAGCCATGCTCGCCGGTGTGCAGGTTGATCATGAACTGCGCCAGGGCACGGTGCATGCGCGCAATCGGGCCGCGCAGCAACGAAAAGCGCGCACCGGACATTTTCGCGGCGGTTTCGAAATCCAGGCCACCGGTCAGTTCGCCCAGGGCGACGTGGTCCTTGATCTCGAAATCAAAGGCTTTTGGCGTGCCCCAGCGACGCACTTCAACGTTACCGTCTTCGTCTTCGCCGACCGGCACGGACTCATGTGGCAGGTTAGGAATACCCAGCAGGATCTGGTCCAGCTCGGACTGGATCTTGTCCAGCTCCACCTTGCCGTCGGACAGCTCGGTGCCCATGCGCTCGACGTCCGCCATCAACGGAGCGATGTCTTCGCCACGCTGTTTGGCCTGACCGATGGATTTGGAACGCGCGTTACGCTCAGCCTGCAGTGCTTCGGTGCGGGTCTGGACGGTCTTGCGCTGTTCTTCCAGCGCTTCGATGCGCGCGACGTCCAGGGCAAAGCCACGGGATGCCAGGCGGTCCGCTACGTCCTGAAGGTTGCTACGTAACAGTTTGGAATCGAGCATGTCGGTCTCTCGTTTATCAAAGTTTGGTCAAGGACAGGCCAGCCCAGGTGGCGAGCAGCCCGCCGAATACGCTGATGGCCGCATAGCCGATTGCCAGCGGCACCTGCCCACTTTCCAGCAGGCGCACGGTATCCAGTGAAAAAGATGAAAAGGTCGTCAGGCCGCCAAGAAAGCCGACCATCAACCCGGCGCGCACCTCGACAGGTACCTCGGGGCGCACTAAAAACAGGCCATATAAAATGCCGATCAGCAGACAGCCCACGATATTAACGGCCAGCGTCGCGGTATAGAAGTGCTTCGGCCAATGGGCGGTCACCCAATTACCCGTTGCAAAGCGAAGCAGTGTACCTGCGATCCCCCCTGCGGAGACTGCAACCACCAAAGGAATCATGACTTTCTCCGCTGTCTGGGGCTTAAACGATCGAGGCTGGCGAGGTGATTGAGCTTTTCACCGATTTTCAGCTCCAGGCCGCGGGGCACAGGCTGGTAAAGCGGCAATGGCTCAAGCTCGTCGGGAAAGTAGTCTTCACCGGCGGCATAGGCGTCCGGTTCATCGTGGGCGTAGCGGTACTCATCACCGTAGCCCAGTTGCTTCATCAGTTTGGTCGGCGCATTGCGCAAATGCAGCGGGACCTCAAGCGAGCCGTACTCGGCGGCCGCACGCAGGGCCGATTTGAAGCCCATGTACACCGCATTGCTTTTTGGCGCGCAGGCCAGATATGTAATGGCCTGGGCCACCGCCAGCTCGCCTTCCGGGCTGCCCAGGCGCTCCTGCACGTCCCATGCGGCGAGGCACAGGCTCAGCGCGCGCGGGTCGGCGTTGCCAATGTCTTCGCTGGCCATGCGCACCACGCGACGCGCGAGGTACAGCGGGTCGCAACCGCCGTCGATCATGCGCGCAAACCAGTACAGCGCGCCGTCCGGATTGGAGCCGCGCACCGATTTATGCAGCGCCGAAATCTGGTCGTAAAAAGCTTCGCCGCCCTTGTCGAAACGGCGGCGGGTGTCGCCGAGCAGGCTTTGCAGCAGGTCGACACCGATCTCGGTGCCGTCTTCGGCCAGGTCGGAGGCGTTCTCCAGCAGGTTGAGAAAGCGCCGCCCATCGCCATCAGCGGCGCTGAGCAGGATCTTGAAACCTTCGTCACTAAGACTCAGTTGGCGCTTGCCCAGGCCCTTGTCTTCGCTCAAGGCGCGCTGCAGCAGCTTTTGCATCGCCGCTTCATCC encodes the following:
- the crcB gene encoding fluoride efflux transporter CrcB — encoded protein: MIPLVVAVSAGGIAGTLLRFATGNWVTAHWPKHFYTATLAVNIVGCLLIGILYGLFLVRPEVPVEVRAGLMVGFLGGLTTFSSFSLDTVRLLESGQVPLAIGYAAISVFGGLLATWAGLSLTKL
- the serS gene encoding serine--tRNA ligase, translating into MLDSKLLRSNLQDVADRLASRGFALDVARIEALEEQRKTVQTRTEALQAERNARSKSIGQAKQRGEDIAPLMADVERMGTELSDGKVELDKIQSELDQILLGIPNLPHESVPVGEDEDGNVEVRRWGTPKAFDFEIKDHVALGELTGGLDFETAAKMSGARFSLLRGPIARMHRALAQFMINLHTGEHGYEEAYTPYLVQAPALMGTSQLPKFEEDLFKISRDGEADLYLIPTAEVSLTNIVAGEILDAKQLPIKFVAHSPCFRSEAGASGRDTRGMIRQHQFDKVEMVQVVEPSTSMQALENLTANAERVLQLLELPYRVLALCTGDMGFSAVKTYDLEVWVPSQDKYREISSCSNCGDFQARRMQARFRNPETGKPELVHTLNGSGLAVGRTLVAVLENYQQADGSIRVPDVLKPYMAGVEVIR
- a CDS encoding glutathione S-transferase family protein, whose product is MGLLIEGHWKDQWYESSADGAFQREQAQRRHWVTADGQPGPSGEGGFKAEAGRYHLYVSLACPWAHRTLIMRTLKGLESLIDVSVVSWLMLENGWTFDKAHGSTGDALDDFTYMHQRYTAETADYTGRVTVPVLWDKQLKRIVSNESAEIIRMFNSAFDGLTGNTLDFYPEPLRATIDSLNERIYPAVNNGVYRAGFATSQRAYESAFDDVFAELDHLEQHLGDHRYLAGEYLTEADIRLFTTLIRFDAVYYGHFKCNLRRIADYPNLSNWLRELYQWPGVAETVNFEHIKGHYYGSHRTINPTGIVPKGPSQRFDALHDREKLSGKSVFSRQ
- the cysG gene encoding siroheme synthase CysG — encoded protein: MEFLPLFHNLRGSHVLVVGGGEIALRKSRLLAEAGAVLRVVAPQIEDQLRALVQGSGGVLIVRGYQEADLDGCTLVIAATDDEPLNAQVSSDAKRRCVPVNVVDAPALCSVIFPAIVDRSPLVIAVSSGGDAPVLARLIRAKLETWIPSTYGQLAGLAARFRAQVKSLYPDVQQRRAFWEEVFQGPIADRQLAGQGAEAERLLIDKVNGAPPYAPGEVYLVGAGPGDPDLLTFRALRLMQQADVVLYDRLVAPAILDLCRRDAERVYVGKRRADHAVPQEQINQQLVNLAKQGKRVLRLKGGDPFIFGRGGEEIEELAAHGIPFQVVPGITAASGCAAYAGIPLTHRDHAQSVRFITGHLKNGTSDLPWQDLVGPSQTLVFYMGLIGLPIICEQLVKHGRAADTPAALIQQGTTSNQRVFTGTLADLPRMVAEHEVHAPTLVIVGEVVLLREKLKWFEGAQSLV
- a CDS encoding replication-associated recombination protein A, which encodes MDLFRSDPIAQPLAARLRSTNLDEYVGQEHLLARGKPLREALEQGALHSMIFWGPPGVGKTTLARLLAKVSDAHFETVSAVLAGVKEIRQAVEVAKQQAGQYGKRTILFVDEVHRFNKSQQDAFLPYVEDGTLIFIGATTENPSFELNNALLSRARVYVLKSLDEAAMQKLLQRALSEDKGLGKRQLSLSDEGFKILLSAADGDGRRFLNLLENASDLAEDGTEIGVDLLQSLLGDTRRRFDKGGEAFYDQISALHKSVRGSNPDGALYWFARMIDGGCDPLYLARRVVRMASEDIGNADPRALSLCLAAWDVQERLGSPEGELAVAQAITYLACAPKSNAVYMGFKSALRAAAEYGSLEVPLHLRNAPTKLMKQLGYGDEYRYAHDEPDAYAAGEDYFPDELEPLPLYQPVPRGLELKIGEKLNHLASLDRLSPRQRRKS